CTAAAGCAGGGAAAAATGGTACATTATTTGGATCAATTGGAAAAATTGATATTGTAAATAAATTAAAAGAAATAGGATTTGAAATTTTTAAAAAAGAAATAAAATTACCTAAGGGAGGATTTAAAAAAATAGGAGAATATAATATTATTTTTCAATTTCATGAAAAAGTTTTTGTTGAAAAAATAATTAGTATAATAAATTCTGAATAATTAATTTCACTTTATTTAATATTAATATATTGACTAATTAATAATTTTTTATGTATAATTACTACATATGGAACATGATTATTTAAAACAATATTATTTTACAAACCCAGTCAGGTCTGGAAAGAAGCAGCTGTAGTAAATATAATATGTGTAAAAAAATAGTCATGTTCTATTTAATTAATTTTTTAGAATATATTAAAAAATGAATTCTCATGTTTTAGCCATAAAATGGCGTCCTCAGTCTTTTAATGATGTTATTGGTCAAAATCATGTAATACAAGCTATTAAATATAGCTTATTTAAAAAAAAAATTCATCCTGCTTGGATTTTGTCTGGAAGTAGGGGGGTTGGAAAAACAACAATAGCACGTATATTTGCAATGGGATTAAGTTGTTTAAAAGGTATTACACATAATCCATGTGGAGTATGTGAAAATTGTGTTTCTATTAAAAATAATTCTTTTTTAGATTTAATTGAATTAGATTCTGCATCTAAAACTAAAGTAGAAGATATTAGAGAAATTTTAGAAATAATTTATTATCTTCCTGTTAAAGGAAGATATAAAATATATATTTTTGATGAATTTCATATGTTATCAAAACATAGTTTTAATGCTCTATTAAAAATAATAGAAGAACCTCCTGAGTATGTAAAATTTATATTTGCAACAACAGAATTACAAAAAATACCGATAACTATTACATCTAGATGTATGCAATTTAATTTAAAATTAATAGAAAAAAATATAATTTTAAATCAGTTGAAAAAAATTTTAAATGCAGAAAAAATTAAATATAATGAAGAAGCATTAGATATTTTATCACATGCTGCATATGGTAGTATGCGTGATGCATTAAGTTTAACAGATCAATTAATATCTATGGGTTCAATAACTATAGACAATGTCTATTTAATGTTAGGATTAATAAAAAAAGAATATTTATTTTTATTAATATATAATTTAAAAACAAAAAAAAATAATTTAATTTTTAATTTAATTGATAAAATTTCTATGTTTAATATTAATTGGGATAATATTATTACAGAAATAATGATGTTAATACATAATATTTTAAAAATTAAAATTTTAAGTAAAAATTCTGATTCTTTTTTAAAAAACTTAAATTTTGAAAAAAATATATTAATATTTTACCAAAAAATACTTAATAATTTTTCAGAAAATGAATTAAAATTTTTATATAAACTTTTACATTCAGCAAAAAAAAATTTATATTTAGCCCCAAATCCTAAAATAGGATTTGAAATGATTATATTAGAAATATTAATTTATTTTAAAAATTATTAATTAAATTTAAAAAATTAAATAATATTTTATTATAATTTATTGATAAATTAAATTTTATAAATATATTTTAATGTCTTATATAAATAAGAGAACAAATATTTATGGAAAAAAAAGAAACTAGAAGTTTTAAATCTGAAGTAAAACAGTTATTACATTTAATGATTCATTCACTTTATTCAAATAAAGAAATTTTTTTAAGAGAATTAATTTCTAATGCTTCTGATGCTATTGATAAATTAAAATTTAAAACATTATCAAATCCTGATTTATATGAAAATAATTCATTATTAAAAGTACAAATTTCTATAAATAAAGAAAAAAGATTAATTATTATTAGTGATAATGGAATTGGAATGTCTCGTAAAGAAGTTATTGAAAATTTAGGTACAATTGCAAAATCTGGTACTAAAGATTTTATAAAATCTTTAAATTTATCTTCTGACAAAAAATCAGAAATAAATTCACAACTAATAGGTCAATTTGGTGTTGGTTTTTATTCTGCTTTTATAGTTTCTGATAAAGTTTCTATTAAAACTAGATTAGCAGGATTGCCCTTACATAAGGGAGTATTTTGGGAATCTACAGGTGAAGGTAATTATTATATAGCTAATATAAACAAAGAATTAAGAGGTACTGAAATTATATTACATATACGCCCTAAATATGATGAATTTTTAGATGAATGGCGTATAAAAACAATAATTAGTAAATATTCAGAACATATAGCTTTACCAATAGAAATTAAAATGTATAATGATAAGGAAAAAAAATATTTTTGGGAACAAATTAATAAAGCACAAGCACTTTGGTTACGTAATAAAACAGAAATTAGTGAAAAGGAATATAAAGAATTTTATAAACAATTAACATATGATAATCTTGATCCAATTATATGGAGTCATAACCATGTAGAAGGTAAACAAGAATATATTAGTTTATTATATATCCCTTCAAATATTCCTTGGGATATACGTAATCGAGATTATAAAAATGGACTGAAATTATATGTACAAAGAGTTTTTATTATGGAAGATGCAGAGCAATTATTACCTAAATATTTAAGATTTATAAGAGGTTTAGTTGATTCAAATGATTTACCTTTAAATATTTCAAGAGAAATTTTACAAAAAAATAGTATTATTCATAATATGAAGATAACATTAACAAAAAAAGTTCTTAATATGTTAATGAATCTTAGTAAGAATAAAAATATATATAATAATTTTTGGAAAAAATTTGGTGTAGTTTTTAAAGAAGGTCCTGCAGAAGATATAAATAATAAGAATATTATTTTAAAATTATTACGTTTTTCTTCAACATATAATAATAATTCAGAACAAAATGTATCTTTAGAAGAATATTCAAAAAGAATGATAAAAGGGCAAAATAAAATTTATTTTCTAACATCAGATAATTATATTTCAGCAAAAAATAGTCCACACTTAGAATTTTTTTATAAAAAAGGTATTGAAGTATTACTATTAATAGACCATATTGATGAATGGATGATGAGTTATATCACAGAATTTGAAGGAAAAAATTTTCAATCAATTAGTAAACAAGATGATTCATCAGATGAATTTATTAAAAAAAATGATAATAATATAAAAAATGAAATAAAAGAAAAATTTGAACCTTCTTTAAAAAAAATACAAAATTTATTAGGAAATAAAATAAAAAAAGTTACATTAACAAATAGATTAATTAATACACCTGCTATTGTAACTACAGATGTAAATGAAATGAGTACTCAAATGGCAAAATTATTTGCTGCAGCAGGACAAGAAATTCCAGAAATAAAATATAACTTTGAATTAAATCCAAATCATATTTTAATAAAAAAAATTTTAGAAATAAAAGATGAAAAATATTTTTTTGAATTTATTTCTCTATTATTAGAAGAAGCAATTTTAGCAGAAAAAGGTACTTTAGATAATCCACATGAATTTATTAATCGTGTAAATAATTTTTTATCTAAAAAAGAATAAATATATAGATAAGATAATTATCTTAATGATTATCTTATCTTTTATAATTAAATAAAAAAGTTATCTAAATTTTTTTTAAAAAAAAAATTTTATCTTTTTATTAATTATTATAATTATTTTAATTTATATAATTGAAGTATTTAAATTTTATGAAAAATTTAATTTAAATAAAAAATTATAGTTAATCATAATAAACTATTTACTATTTAAAAAAATCATTTTATGATTTAGTTTAAAATATATATCTTATCTTAATTTTAAGATAAGAATTCTTTTCACAATTATAATAAAATTAATAATATAAAAAAATGGCAGAAAAAAGAAACATATTTTTAATAGGACCTATGGGAGCAGGAAAAAGTACAATTGGGCGACATCTTGCAAATTTATTAAAAATGGATTTTTTTGATTCAGATCAAGAAATTGAACGTCGTACAGGAGCTGATATTAATTGGGTATTTGATGTAGAAGGAGAGAAAGGTTTTAGAAAACGTGAAAAAAAAATTATTAATGAAATAACTCAAAAAAAAGGAATTATATTAGCTACTGGTGGTGGATCTATTCAATCAAAAGAAACAAGAAAATTTCTCTCTTCGAGAGGTATTGTTGTATATTTAAAAACTACTATAGAAAAACAATTAAGTCGTACCAAAAGAGATAAAAAACGTCCTTTATTAAAAAATAAAAATCAATTAGCTAAAGAAATATTAGAAAAGTTAGCTAAAAAAAGAAATCATTTATATAATGAAATTGCTGATATTATTATAAAAACAGACGAACAAAGTGCAAAAATTGTTGCTAATCAACTTATACACTTATTAGAAAAAAATTAAAAGGATATAATATTATATATGGGAAAAACTATTTTAGTTTCAACAAAAAAACATACTTATCCAATTGTTATTGATTTTAATTTATTTGATAAACCATTATCTTTATTTTTTTTAAAAAAAGGAGATAGTGTTATGATTGTAACTAATAAAATAATTTTTTCT
This genomic window from Enterobacteriaceae endosymbiont of Donacia marginata contains:
- the dnaX gene encoding DNA polymerase III subunit gamma/tau; the encoded protein is MNSHVLAIKWRPQSFNDVIGQNHVIQAIKYSLFKKKIHPAWILSGSRGVGKTTIARIFAMGLSCLKGITHNPCGVCENCVSIKNNSFLDLIELDSASKTKVEDIREILEIIYYLPVKGRYKIYIFDEFHMLSKHSFNALLKIIEEPPEYVKFIFATTELQKIPITITSRCMQFNLKLIEKNIILNQLKKILNAEKIKYNEEALDILSHAAYGSMRDALSLTDQLISMGSITIDNVYLMLGLIKKEYLFLLIYNLKTKKNNLIFNLIDKISMFNINWDNIITEIMMLIHNILKIKILSKNSDSFLKNLNFEKNILIFYQKILNNFSENELKFLYKLLHSAKKNLYLAPNPKIGFEMIILEILIYFKNY
- the htpG gene encoding molecular chaperone HtpG; its protein translation is MEKKETRSFKSEVKQLLHLMIHSLYSNKEIFLRELISNASDAIDKLKFKTLSNPDLYENNSLLKVQISINKEKRLIIISDNGIGMSRKEVIENLGTIAKSGTKDFIKSLNLSSDKKSEINSQLIGQFGVGFYSAFIVSDKVSIKTRLAGLPLHKGVFWESTGEGNYYIANINKELRGTEIILHIRPKYDEFLDEWRIKTIISKYSEHIALPIEIKMYNDKEKKYFWEQINKAQALWLRNKTEISEKEYKEFYKQLTYDNLDPIIWSHNHVEGKQEYISLLYIPSNIPWDIRNRDYKNGLKLYVQRVFIMEDAEQLLPKYLRFIRGLVDSNDLPLNISREILQKNSIIHNMKITLTKKVLNMLMNLSKNKNIYNNFWKKFGVVFKEGPAEDINNKNIILKLLRFSSTYNNNSEQNVSLEEYSKRMIKGQNKIYFLTSDNYISAKNSPHLEFFYKKGIEVLLLIDHIDEWMMSYITEFEGKNFQSISKQDDSSDEFIKKNDNNIKNEIKEKFEPSLKKIQNLLGNKIKKVTLTNRLINTPAIVTTDVNEMSTQMAKLFAAAGQEIPEIKYNFELNPNHILIKKILEIKDEKYFFEFISLLLEEAILAEKGTLDNPHEFINRVNNFLSKKE
- the aroK gene encoding shikimate kinase AroK, giving the protein MAEKRNIFLIGPMGAGKSTIGRHLANLLKMDFFDSDQEIERRTGADINWVFDVEGEKGFRKREKKIINEITQKKGIILATGGGSIQSKETRKFLSSRGIVVYLKTTIEKQLSRTKRDKKRPLLKNKNQLAKEILEKLAKKRNHLYNEIADIIIKTDEQSAKIVANQLIHLLEKN